CCGTTATAATCCGGAAAGAGACATCCTTCTTGAAGAAGCGAAAAAACTAAACAAAAAAGCTAAGGTCGGCGATATCATCGAAACGGAACTGGAGTCCCAAAGTGATTTCGGTCGGGTAGCGGCCCAAACCGCTAAGCAGGTGATAATTCAGCGCATCCGAGAAGCGGAACGAGACGCGATGTTCAAGGAATATAAAGAAAAAGAAGGAGAAGTGGTAAGCGGCACCATTCAACGGGTTGAAGGAAGAAATGTTTATGTGGATATCGGAAAATCAATCGGCGTTCTTTTCCCTTCCGAACAAATAGAAGGGGAGAATTACCGCATCGGACAGAGAATCAAAGTGTAC
This DNA window, taken from Candidatus Moraniibacteriota bacterium, encodes the following:
- a CDS encoding S1 RNA-binding domain-containing protein, whose translation is MIIQRIREAERDAMFKEYKEKEGEVVSGTIQRVEGRNVYVDIGKSIGVLFPSEQIEGENYRIGQRIKVY